The following are from one region of the Cystobacter ferrugineus genome:
- a CDS encoding zinc-dependent alcohol dehydrogenase, producing the protein MKAVVFHGIGDIRLDDVKEPELQEDTDAIVKLTASAICGTDLHMVRGTMPGMVPGTILGHEGVGVIEALGKDVRNLRVGDRVVIPSTIACGSCSYCRAGYYAQCDVANPNGKRAGTAFFGGPAMSGPFHGLQAEKARIPYAHVGLVKLPDEVTDEEAILLSDIFPTGYFGADLAEIKPGDTVAVFGCGPVGQFSILSARLMNAGRIFAIDCHQDRLDAARAQGAEVINFEEEDPVETLVRLTGGIGVDRAIDAVGVDSMHAHHGPAGKKAAELKDEFKREQKEAAPKTKSHGDNWVQGDAPMQAVMWAVEALAKAGTLSIIGVYPQQMNTFPIGMAMNKNLSLQMGNCNHRKYIPHLVELVRTGAVEPTELLTRVQPITSAIEAYQSFDMRQPGWLKVELEPQLLT; encoded by the coding sequence ATGAAGGCGGTCGTCTTTCATGGGATTGGAGACATCCGGCTCGACGACGTGAAGGAGCCGGAGCTGCAGGAGGACACGGATGCCATCGTCAAGCTGACGGCGAGCGCCATCTGTGGCACGGACCTGCACATGGTGCGCGGCACGATGCCGGGCATGGTGCCGGGCACCATCCTCGGGCACGAGGGCGTGGGCGTCATCGAGGCCCTGGGCAAGGACGTGCGCAACCTGCGCGTGGGCGACCGGGTGGTGATTCCCTCCACCATCGCCTGCGGGAGCTGCTCGTACTGCCGCGCGGGCTACTACGCGCAATGCGACGTGGCCAACCCCAATGGCAAGCGCGCGGGGACGGCCTTCTTCGGCGGGCCGGCGATGTCGGGCCCCTTCCATGGCTTGCAGGCGGAGAAGGCTCGCATCCCCTACGCCCACGTGGGACTGGTGAAGCTGCCGGACGAGGTGACCGACGAGGAGGCCATCCTCCTGTCGGACATCTTCCCCACGGGTTACTTCGGCGCGGACCTGGCGGAGATCAAGCCCGGTGACACGGTGGCGGTGTTCGGCTGCGGGCCAGTGGGTCAGTTCAGCATCCTGAGCGCCAGGCTCATGAACGCCGGGCGCATCTTCGCCATCGATTGCCACCAGGACCGGCTCGACGCCGCGCGGGCCCAGGGCGCCGAGGTCATCAACTTCGAGGAGGAGGATCCCGTCGAGACGCTCGTGCGGCTGACGGGCGGCATCGGCGTGGACCGGGCCATCGACGCGGTGGGCGTGGACTCGATGCACGCGCATCACGGCCCCGCGGGCAAGAAGGCCGCCGAGCTCAAGGACGAGTTCAAGCGCGAGCAGAAGGAAGCAGCCCCCAAGACGAAGTCCCACGGGGACAACTGGGTCCAGGGCGATGCGCCCATGCAGGCGGTGATGTGGGCGGTGGAGGCACTCGCCAAGGCGGGCACCCTGTCCATCATCGGCGTGTACCCGCAGCAGATGAACACCTTCCCCATCGGCATGGCGATGAACAAGAACCTGTCGCTCCAGATGGGCAACTGCAATCACCGCAAGTACATCCCCCACCTCGTCGAGCTGGTGCGCACGGGCGCCGTGGAGCCCACGGAGCTGCTCACGCGCGTGCAGCCCATCACCAGCGCCATCGAGGCCTACCAGTCCTTCGACATGCGCCAGCCGGGCTGGCTCAAGGTGGAGCTCGAGCCGCAGTTGCTCACCTGA
- a CDS encoding Imm49 family immunity protein → MVQTPLPLIEKNSIIQLQEVLPRVLAGEVTQAQMMSVCALYRRTGIARMFLSGLPDGFFEELSRSARALLFFLQSKDDLAKTTSRSEPFFDAIVCGDSEAERAIARSSRTTWNPGEEYEDDFLYARLLMERFTLEIPPPQLEAKLDRYAAFLGNGEDPRLDLCRALVATDAELFEESLGRLLDARTRELRKKIEAERLPPDDVTTTAHLSVEVLALLRLAERAGLTPREHYPLAPSVARRIHRARLPPRDSWRQWLTGAAGMLNTPRRTP, encoded by the coding sequence ATGGTGCAAACACCCCTGCCGCTCATCGAGAAGAACAGCATCATCCAACTCCAGGAGGTCCTGCCCCGCGTCCTCGCCGGCGAGGTGACGCAGGCTCAGATGATGAGCGTCTGCGCTCTCTACCGGCGCACGGGCATTGCCCGGATGTTCCTCTCTGGCCTGCCGGACGGCTTCTTCGAGGAGCTCTCCCGCTCCGCCCGCGCCTTGCTCTTCTTCCTCCAGAGCAAGGATGACCTGGCCAAGACGACGAGCCGCTCCGAGCCGTTCTTCGACGCCATCGTGTGTGGCGACAGCGAAGCCGAGCGCGCGATTGCCCGAAGCTCCCGTACGACCTGGAACCCGGGTGAAGAGTATGAAGACGACTTCCTGTATGCCCGTCTCCTGATGGAACGATTCACCTTGGAGATCCCGCCCCCCCAGCTCGAAGCGAAGTTGGACCGCTACGCGGCGTTCCTGGGGAACGGAGAAGACCCACGGCTGGACCTCTGCCGGGCGCTTGTCGCCACGGACGCGGAACTCTTCGAGGAGAGTCTTGGCCGCCTGCTGGATGCGCGCACCCGGGAATTGCGCAAGAAAATCGAAGCCGAGCGACTACCCCCCGACGACGTCACCACCACTGCCCACCTCTCCGTCGAGGTGCTCGCGCTGTTACGGCTGGCCGAGCGCGCGGGCCTGACGCCCCGCGAACACTACCCGCTGGCCCCCTCCGTGGCCCGCCGCATCCACCGAGCACGGCTGCCGCCTCGGGACTCATGGCGGCAATGGCTGACCGGAGCCGCAGGCATGCTGAACACGCCTCGGAGGACACCGTGA
- a CDS encoding DUF6484 domain-containing protein has translation MSSPRALSYMPSPPCSEPKRISGPRTGWVAALDADGMPLVDFEDNPAGRPLPAQCGALVEDTALVDAARNRQGALLLFEEEDATRPVLVTLLRSRPRQPGVQSPQGTASTHPREVRVDGQRVVLEARDELELRCGDASIILRRNGRIVLEGLQVDSRSRGLQRIRGGKVEIN, from the coding sequence ATGAGCTCCCCCCGCGCCCTCTCCTACATGCCTTCCCCGCCATGCTCGGAGCCCAAGCGCATCTCCGGCCCGCGCACGGGTTGGGTCGCCGCCCTGGATGCAGACGGCATGCCCCTGGTGGATTTCGAGGACAACCCGGCCGGCCGCCCCCTGCCCGCTCAGTGCGGAGCACTCGTAGAGGATACGGCTCTCGTGGACGCGGCCCGGAATCGCCAGGGCGCACTGCTCCTCTTCGAGGAGGAAGATGCCACGCGACCGGTGCTCGTGACGTTGCTGCGCTCCCGCCCGCGCCAACCCGGGGTGCAATCTCCACAGGGAACGGCGAGCACGCATCCACGTGAGGTCCGGGTGGACGGCCAGCGAGTGGTACTCGAAGCCCGGGACGAGTTGGAGCTGCGCTGCGGCGACGCGAGCATCATCCTGCGCCGCAACGGGCGCATCGTCCTCGAAGGATTGCAGGTGGACTCCCGCTCGCGAGGGCTCCAGCGCATCCGCGGAGGAAAGGTGGAGATCAACTAA
- a CDS encoding DUF4150 domain-containing protein gives MSNTVGVNKMSVVTKDSNGTTVAFPDVCKTPSPAGPIPIPYPNIARSADTAQGSSTVQVEGNPVCLKDSHFSTSTGDEAGTAGGVVSGKTKGKAEFVNYSFDVKIEGKNVARAFDLMLHNDKNTPPFPLIQPPVVAMGKPVGDLCCLACKDKVK, from the coding sequence ATGAGCAACACCGTTGGCGTGAACAAGATGTCCGTGGTGACCAAGGACAGCAACGGAACCACGGTGGCCTTTCCGGACGTGTGCAAGACGCCCAGCCCCGCGGGACCCATTCCCATTCCCTATCCCAACATCGCCCGCTCCGCGGATACGGCGCAGGGCAGCAGTACGGTGCAGGTAGAGGGCAACCCCGTGTGCCTGAAGGACTCCCACTTCAGTACCAGCACCGGGGACGAGGCCGGCACGGCGGGTGGCGTGGTCTCCGGCAAGACAAAGGGCAAGGCGGAGTTCGTCAACTACTCCTTCGACGTCAAGATCGAGGGAAAGAACGTGGCGCGCGCCTTTGACCTCATGCTCCACAACGACAAGAACACCCCGCCCTTTCCCCTGATCCAACCTCCCGTGGTGGCCATGGGGAAGCCCGTAGGGGACCTGTGCTGCCTCGCGTGCAAGGACAAGGTGAAGTAG
- a CDS encoding imm11 family protein: protein MYSHRMGQGHPMGDKYPQNAEWQMSDRYGGTKLASLIASHYLVVERKLKEVFERTGVPMECLGFTLYDHKRQVASRDYFLINPLGTFDCLNLEKSEIEYSDETPGEIIGIDKYVLDRNKLRSAPDFFRIKEDPYVYVLSHKLVDELKQLNPTNVYLTQLEQA from the coding sequence ATGTACAGCCACCGGATGGGGCAGGGCCACCCCATGGGCGACAAGTACCCCCAGAACGCGGAGTGGCAGATGAGCGACAGATATGGGGGCACCAAACTGGCCTCATTGATCGCCTCTCACTATCTGGTGGTGGAGCGGAAGCTGAAGGAGGTTTTCGAGCGAACGGGGGTTCCCATGGAATGCCTGGGCTTCACGCTCTACGACCACAAGAGGCAGGTGGCCAGCCGCGACTACTTCCTCATCAACCCACTGGGCACCTTCGACTGCCTCAATCTCGAGAAGAGCGAGATCGAATATTCGGACGAGACGCCGGGAGAGATCATCGGCATCGACAAGTACGTGCTCGACAGAAACAAGTTGCGCTCGGCCCCGGACTTCTTCCGTATCAAGGAAGACCCGTACGTCTACGTGCTGAGCCACAAGCTGGTGGACGAACTGAAACAACTCAACCCCACCAACGTCTATCTCACCCAATTGGAACAGGCCTGA
- a CDS encoding TIGR02270 family protein translates to MWSRPDPSPRWDLLEDAFDEARYQWMQRESFLNSAELSPGQVAELHEERLRASVDMLVYSHQQVSERLLSPNLQEDDRERMAVATLALLGRGGPEEVATVVKKLRASTPEVRGWIVEALALSENRSLTSHLVALLGAKEEPAIQASVLEALTLLGQSPGGTLLTEALGHPESEMRLAALRAARRWPWEAEAGRVKQELGAGAPSLRAAALEAGLVQGQRAVWRACQTAAEAPDAVGRTARLLLALGGEQEDVARLVEFLDVPLLRRDTMWALGFSGREVAANACLEWMDDPLLGGLAAEAFCAITGLKLEGGFARERPADDAIPPLEEDLRTPLLPGLDDTLPLARASAVEKWWGEARKNFEKGTRTLGGKPFTVTGLLEALERVPMRRRPPLALELAIRTGGLHPVETRTWVHAQRRQLVDARGWKGGSTLRPFANWMSH, encoded by the coding sequence ATGTGGAGCCGTCCTGACCCGAGCCCGCGTTGGGACCTCCTCGAGGATGCGTTCGACGAGGCGCGCTACCAGTGGATGCAGCGAGAGTCCTTCCTGAATTCAGCTGAACTCTCGCCCGGGCAGGTCGCGGAACTCCACGAGGAGAGACTGCGCGCGTCCGTGGACATGCTGGTGTACAGCCACCAACAGGTATCCGAGCGCCTGTTATCGCCCAACCTCCAGGAGGACGACCGGGAGCGCATGGCGGTGGCGACCCTGGCGTTGCTGGGCCGGGGAGGCCCCGAGGAAGTAGCCACGGTGGTGAAGAAGCTGCGCGCGAGCACCCCGGAAGTCCGGGGATGGATTGTCGAGGCGCTGGCCCTCAGTGAGAACCGCTCCCTGACCAGCCACCTCGTGGCGTTACTCGGTGCGAAGGAGGAACCCGCGATCCAGGCCTCCGTGCTGGAAGCGCTGACCCTTCTGGGACAATCGCCGGGAGGAACCCTGCTGACAGAGGCCCTTGGACACCCGGAGTCCGAGATGCGGCTGGCGGCGCTGCGGGCGGCACGACGCTGGCCATGGGAAGCGGAGGCCGGACGGGTGAAGCAAGAGCTGGGAGCGGGGGCTCCGTCGCTCCGTGCGGCAGCGCTGGAGGCAGGGCTGGTCCAGGGACAGCGCGCGGTATGGCGCGCCTGCCAAACGGCCGCGGAAGCGCCAGATGCCGTGGGGCGCACAGCGCGGCTGCTTCTGGCCCTGGGTGGAGAGCAAGAAGACGTGGCCCGGCTGGTGGAGTTCCTGGACGTGCCTCTCTTGAGGCGAGACACGATGTGGGCGTTGGGCTTCTCTGGACGGGAAGTGGCCGCCAACGCATGTCTCGAGTGGATGGATGATCCTCTGCTGGGTGGACTGGCGGCGGAAGCATTCTGCGCCATCACCGGCTTGAAGCTGGAGGGTGGCTTCGCGCGAGAGCGCCCGGCGGACGACGCAATCCCACCCTTGGAAGAGGATCTGCGCACGCCCCTACTGCCCGGACTCGACGACACGCTCCCTCTTGCCCGCGCTTCCGCAGTGGAGAAATGGTGGGGAGAGGCACGCAAGAATTTCGAGAAGGGAACACGTACACTGGGAGGCAAGCCCTTCACGGTCACAGGCCTCCTGGAGGCGCTGGAGCGAGTGCCCATGCGGCGCCGACCACCACTGGCCTTGGAGCTGGCCATCCGCACCGGGGGTCTGCACCCGGTGGAAACTCGAACCTGGGTGCACGCGCAGCGCCGCCAGTTGGTGGACGCGCGGGGGTGGAAGGGCGGCTCGACCCTACGCCCTTTCGCCAACTGGATGAGCCACTGA
- a CDS encoding 2OG-Fe(II) oxygenase: MHPLSLRDEEIQALGEHGWFTRENFLGETEAQALLVEARACVEAGRLRPAGIRRGADLSLDRATRGDFITWVEPGEADTAFSRLRDTYTVLGDALSAEAYLGLGRFDLQLAWYPGGGERYARHADAFPGQSNRRVTAIYYLNPEWTPEHGGLLRLYPEGEPVDVEPRLDRLVVFLSERIEHEVLAARAPRLALTAWFYGRDAG; the protein is encoded by the coding sequence ATGCACCCCCTGTCCCTGCGTGATGAGGAAATCCAAGCCCTCGGTGAGCACGGCTGGTTCACCCGCGAGAACTTCCTCGGGGAGACCGAGGCCCAGGCGCTGCTCGTCGAGGCGAGGGCCTGCGTGGAGGCCGGCCGGCTGCGGCCCGCGGGCATCCGCCGGGGCGCGGATCTCTCCCTGGACCGGGCCACGCGGGGTGACTTCATCACCTGGGTGGAGCCGGGGGAGGCCGACACCGCGTTCAGCCGGCTCCGGGACACGTACACCGTGCTCGGGGACGCCTTGTCGGCGGAGGCCTATCTGGGGCTCGGCCGCTTCGATCTCCAGCTCGCCTGGTATCCAGGCGGAGGCGAGCGGTATGCCCGTCACGCCGATGCCTTCCCCGGCCAGTCCAACCGGCGGGTGACGGCCATCTACTACCTCAATCCGGAGTGGACGCCGGAGCACGGGGGCCTCTTGCGCCTCTACCCCGAGGGGGAGCCCGTGGACGTGGAGCCCCGGCTCGATCGGCTCGTCGTGTTCCTCAGCGAGCGCATCGAGCACGAAGTCCTTGCCGCGCGGGCTCCCCGGCTCGCGCTCACGGCCTGGTTCTACGGCCGCGACGCGGGGTGA
- a CDS encoding AHH domain-containing protein, whose translation MATDEHVTNPDGTSPHVAVKENTEGGACLTGHDSTLSQNSCAYRWQALTESKKNRTSLYNKTPTAGALLKPASPGFLATSAYLSKRGNLHPSEYSTHIRLPQDGDWHLDGPLRDDMKDAAEKDIPRGQNFTKHTWPYWHNSHHLIPKGLFNETIAKIEDADCQTLLRLALLRAEYNINHHINVIILPQDMEVARVLGLPRHLILEDGSWMVEKSPKFDHMAYNLNVEDRLKPIIDEYKDACDKELRKKCDTSKFKLSKRKLERLSRICYKSVTDHGAANPGSPISDMPPLPTK comes from the coding sequence ATGGCAACGGACGAACACGTCACCAACCCGGATGGGACCAGTCCTCACGTGGCGGTGAAGGAGAACACAGAGGGTGGAGCGTGCCTGACCGGACATGACTCGACCCTGTCCCAAAACTCCTGCGCCTACCGCTGGCAGGCGCTCACGGAGTCGAAGAAGAACCGGACGAGCCTGTACAACAAGACCCCCACCGCAGGAGCTTTGCTGAAGCCGGCTTCCCCGGGATTTCTAGCCACGTCGGCCTACCTGAGCAAACGGGGTAACCTCCATCCGAGCGAATACAGCACCCACATCCGCCTTCCGCAAGATGGGGACTGGCATCTGGATGGCCCCCTGCGCGACGACATGAAGGATGCCGCGGAAAAAGACATTCCCCGCGGGCAAAATTTCACGAAACACACCTGGCCGTACTGGCACAACTCCCACCACCTCATTCCCAAGGGGCTCTTCAACGAGACCATCGCGAAGATCGAGGACGCGGACTGCCAGACATTGCTGCGACTGGCGCTCCTGCGCGCTGAATACAACATCAATCACCACATCAACGTCATCATCCTTCCCCAGGACATGGAAGTCGCACGCGTGCTGGGACTGCCCCGCCACCTCATCCTCGAGGATGGCTCCTGGATGGTCGAGAAAAGCCCCAAGTTCGACCACATGGCGTACAATTTGAATGTCGAGGATCGGCTCAAACCAATCATCGACGAATACAAAGACGCTTGCGACAAAGAACTTCGAAAAAAATGCGACACATCGAAATTCAAACTCTCCAAGAGGAAACTCGAGCGACTCTCTCGTATTTGCTATAAAAGCGTTACTGACCACGGAGCAGCCAATCCTGGCTCCCCCATCTCTGACATGCCTCCGCTTCCCACCAAGTAA